The genomic interval ATGATGGAGATGTTCTGTTTATTTTGATCATCATAATTGAAATAGAGCCTATTCAAGCTATATCATTTTCTCAATTAAGAGGACCATTTTTTGAATCTTAAAATGCATATATTAGTATCGAAAAGGGGGAACTTCAAACTATTTGTAGGAGTGAATAAGAAACTCATGGGTTAAAAGTGGCCTTGTTTCGGCCAAGTGATCATAATTATTCGAGTATAGAATGTATTGATCGGAATGGCTCCATCATTCTAAGCTCAAAGTGATTCCAGGCATTGTAGCATGGAACGTCGACAAAAGCAGATCCAATAGTGGAATCCAAGTTCTCACAACTTGAGAGAAAATTCACTACCGACGATATTGAACAATATTTGTTCCTAAACGTAATAACAATCGGAATTCAAGTCAGAAATGATATGAGTAGCAATTTACAATGGCAATTCTTCCTTTTAGAATCAACTTTAAAATTTTAGGCTAATTGAAATTCAATATGCAAATACCTTTTTAATCATTGATTTATAATGCCTTTATCATGTCGGGTGTAATGAATAAAAATCAGATGGAGGAATTTCTGAAAGCAGGAGTTATAGGAAGATTAGGTTGTTTTAATGATGACAAAATATATGTTGTTCCCATCACTTATGCTTATGACAACGGTTTCATATATGGGCATACAAAGGATGGATTAAAGATTCGCATGATGAGAAATAACCCGAATATCTGTTTTGAGACAGATTGGGTCAAGGACATGAGCAATTGGAAGAGTGTCATCGCATACGGAAAGTTCGAAGAGTTCACCGACTTGAATTTTCTTCATTATTTAAGTTAGTCATTCTGATGGTTACATCATTCTTACAATTGATTTGGATTATAGATAATGAATATAAATAATAGTAGTTTGTGAATCCACACTTTTTGATTAATAGGATCCGACTTGTACATGGATTTCATAAATTACATATTTGGTTGCACTCAAGATTATAGTCAAATTTACCGCTACCGATTTTACCTATTTAATTTCTTGATACGTTAAAACCTTTCAATAACTCTTCTATTCGCTGTCCCATAGTCATGATATTAAAAGGCACCTGGAATTATTCCCATATGTGAGATTCCATTTCAGTATGGCTATTACATAAATGTAGTAAACATCGAACAGCAGACCTTAAATCATATGTTATATTGGTAACGGCAAATTTGTCTGCCTCCAATTCCATGTGTTTTATTTGTGCTGCATCTATGGGGAGAAAGTCATCGTTAACGATTTTGTTAATCAAGGCTGAAATAGCCTTTCCTGATTCGACTAGTTGATGGTTTTCATTATTTCCTCCTTTTAATATCTTTTCCAATATGATTCTACCAATATTTCCAAGCATATGATTGTGATATACATGACTACATTCATGCGCTAGGATGAAAAATAATTCATCCTGATCAAAATATTGAATTCTATCAAAATTTAGATTGAGGTTAATGAATGAAGGTATATTAAAGATATCACCAAAATTGATGCCAGTGACAAATGCAATAGACTTAGTATTATATAATTCAATATTGATGTAATTAACTCCTAAAATATTAAAAATTGATTTAATTTGATACCTAATATAACTAGATGTATAATAATATCTTGGATTGGCCTCACTTCTTTCAGGTTTATGTGTTTCCAACATTACTTATGAAATAAATTTGTATATAAGACTCAAAGTTATTGAACCCAAGATTGTAGTCAAATTTGACGTGGGCCGAAAGGGATTTGAACCCTCGGCCTTTCGATTATCAGTCGAACGCTCCACCAAGCTGAGCTATCGGCCCTATTTGTTAGTTTTTAAAGGCCCTATTTTTCTAATATAAATGTAATTTTGGTCGGAATCTA from Candidatus Nitrosocosmicus hydrocola carries:
- a CDS encoding pyridoxamine 5'-phosphate oxidase family protein gives rise to the protein MNKNQMEEFLKAGVIGRLGCFNDDKIYVVPITYAYDNGFIYGHTKDGLKIRMMRNNPNICFETDWVKDMSNWKSVIAYGKFEEFTDLNFLHYLS
- a CDS encoding M48 family metalloprotease, encoding MLETHKPERSEANPRYYYTSSYIRYQIKSIFNILGVNYINIELYNTKSIAFVTGINFGDIFNIPSFINLNLNFDRIQYFDQDELFFILAHECSHVYHNHMLGNIGRIILEKILKGGNNENHQLVESGKAISALINKIVNDDFLPIDAAQIKHMELEADKFAVTNITYDLRSAVRCLLHLCNSHTEMESHIWE